In one Alkalibaculum bacchi genomic region, the following are encoded:
- a CDS encoding HAD-IA family hydrolase, with translation MITTIIFDFDGTLLETTELVKNSFKHICQVYNKEYNEEYILSTFGEPLASVISRDYKEYDVDEVLRTYRNYQEKRFDNEVSLYDSVYETLKYLYEKEYKLGIATSRLKDSTLKALEQFDIAHFFKCIITADDVVNPKPHKEPLEKAMILLDSKPKETMYVGDASIDMICAQNAGVLPALVGWQSNSIELAKEHGIKHLLSTMKDLISIVQTK, from the coding sequence ATGATTACTACAATTATTTTTGACTTTGATGGAACTTTATTAGAAACGACAGAATTGGTAAAAAACTCATTTAAACACATATGTCAGGTGTACAATAAGGAATATAATGAAGAATATATCTTATCTACTTTTGGAGAGCCACTAGCTAGTGTTATTAGTAGGGATTATAAGGAATACGATGTAGATGAGGTTTTAAGAACCTATAGAAATTATCAAGAAAAGCGGTTTGATAATGAGGTCAGTCTATATGATTCAGTATATGAGACCTTAAAATACCTATATGAAAAAGAATATAAATTGGGTATTGCTACTTCAAGGCTTAAAGATAGTACTCTTAAAGCACTAGAGCAGTTTGATATTGCGCATTTTTTTAAGTGCATCATTACTGCAGATGATGTAGTTAATCCAAAGCCTCACAAGGAACCTCTTGAAAAGGCTATGATCTTATTAGATAGCAAACCAAAAGAGACAATGTATGTAGGAGATGCAAGTATTGATATGATTTGTGCTCAAAATGCTGGTGTACTACCCGCCCTTGTTGGTTGGCAATCAAACTCTATAGAACTAGCAAAAGAGCATGGAATTAAACATTTATTGTCTACTATGAAG
- a CDS encoding 4Fe-4S dicluster domain-containing protein: MKESYVDVINIRRMVFSEIARLAYEDGDLTKLGDSTYALLPGERATYRESIFRERAVVGERLRLALGLDVRSAANMGPIEEGIDKINLDYRVYEPPLVNVIPFACEACPTKTVWVTNNCRKCLAHPCTNVCPTNAVSIEKNAAFIHQDKCIKCGKCISACPYAAITQYERPCAAGCGVNAIGSDELGRAKIFHDKCVSCGRCIQECPFGAIADKSEIYQLIKSIQSGKEVYGIIAPSFVGQFGALTSPSQVVEAIKELGITEVVEVSLGADITTVNEAKEFIEEVPEHRPYMGTSCCSSWSSMVKKFYPDQYQYISDSSSPMVYAAQYVKRNNPDALVVFIGPCISKKLEALEENVAEYVDFVITFEELMGMFIAKDIEPSEIQVDEEIQDASVTGRGYAIATGVASAVEAMIKELDPDKKIEIESANGLHDCVKLMKQAKAGKKNGCLIEGMACEGGCIGGPGTLTSLPRARKSVTKFSNESIYKTPSENDKIQSKK, encoded by the coding sequence ATGAAGGAAAGTTACGTTGATGTAATAAATATTCGAAGGATGGTATTCTCAGAAATTGCTCGATTGGCCTATGAAGATGGCGATTTGACCAAATTAGGAGATTCAACATACGCCTTATTGCCTGGTGAAAGGGCAACATACCGAGAGAGTATTTTTAGAGAGAGAGCTGTAGTTGGAGAAAGACTCCGTTTAGCCTTGGGTTTAGATGTAAGAAGTGCAGCAAATATGGGACCTATTGAAGAAGGTATTGACAAAATTAATCTAGATTATAGGGTTTATGAGCCACCTCTAGTCAACGTGATTCCTTTTGCATGTGAAGCATGTCCAACAAAGACTGTATGGGTTACAAACAATTGTAGAAAATGTCTTGCACATCCATGTACTAATGTGTGCCCTACAAATGCGGTGAGTATTGAAAAAAATGCAGCCTTTATCCATCAGGACAAGTGTATTAAATGTGGCAAATGTATTAGTGCCTGCCCTTATGCAGCTATAACTCAATACGAAAGGCCTTGCGCTGCTGGTTGTGGTGTAAACGCCATTGGTAGTGATGAATTAGGTAGAGCAAAAATATTTCACGACAAATGTGTATCCTGTGGAAGATGTATACAAGAATGCCCATTCGGTGCCATAGCTGATAAGTCTGAAATTTATCAATTAATCAAATCCATTCAAAGTGGAAAAGAAGTCTATGGTATCATCGCTCCATCCTTTGTAGGACAGTTTGGTGCATTGACAAGTCCTTCACAAGTAGTAGAGGCGATCAAAGAACTTGGAATCACTGAAGTTGTCGAAGTAAGCTTAGGTGCAGATATTACAACTGTCAACGAAGCAAAAGAATTTATTGAAGAAGTACCTGAGCACAGACCCTATATGGGGACAAGTTGCTGTAGCTCGTGGAGTTCTATGGTGAAAAAGTTTTATCCTGATCAATACCAGTATATTTCGGACTCTTCAAGTCCAATGGTATACGCAGCTCAATATGTTAAGAGAAACAATCCAGATGCTCTTGTGGTTTTTATTGGACCTTGTATTTCTAAAAAACTAGAAGCACTTGAAGAAAACGTAGCTGAGTATGTAGATTTTGTTATTACTTTTGAAGAACTCATGGGTATGTTTATTGCAAAAGACATTGAGCCATCTGAAATCCAAGTAGACGAAGAAATTCAAGATGCCTCTGTCACAGGAAGAGGATACGCAATAGCTACAGGCGTAGCTAGCGCTGTAGAAGCTATGATCAAAGAATTAGATCCAGATAAAAAGATAGAAATTGAAAGTGCCAATGGTTTACATGATTGTGTAAAACTCATGAAACAAGCCAAGGCAGGCAAGAAAAATGGATGTCTAATAGAAGGTATGGCCTGCGAAGGCGGCTGTATCGGCGGACCTGGTACTCTTACTTCACTTCCACGAGCAAGAAAAAGTGTCACCAAATTCTCTAATGAATCTATCTATAAGACACCATCTGAAAATGATAAAATTCAGTCTAAAAAATAA
- the pyrR gene encoding bifunctional pyr operon transcriptional regulator/uracil phosphoribosyltransferase PyrR gives MKDSIILVDEKAMKRALTRIAHEIIEKNKGVKNLVIIGIKTRGVPLARRIAENIEKFEGEKIPVDVLDITYYRDDLEKKTEQPRVNNALKVEVKDKTVVLVDDVIYTGRTCRAAMNAVMEYGRPQKVQLAVMVDRGHRELPIRPDFVGKNLPTSKDEIVHVLTTDIDGKDEVVLTKQ, from the coding sequence ATGAAAGATTCAATTATACTTGTAGATGAGAAGGCAATGAAAAGGGCATTGACTAGAATCGCTCATGAAATTATTGAGAAAAACAAGGGTGTAAAAAACTTAGTTATTATTGGCATAAAGACAAGGGGAGTACCTCTCGCTCGTCGCATAGCAGAAAACATTGAAAAATTTGAAGGAGAAAAAATTCCTGTAGATGTATTAGATATCACATATTATAGAGATGATTTAGAGAAAAAGACAGAACAGCCTCGTGTAAACAATGCATTGAAAGTAGAAGTAAAAGACAAAACAGTAGTCTTAGTAGATGATGTTATTTATACAGGTAGAACTTGCCGTGCAGCCATGAATGCGGTTATGGAGTATGGTCGCCCACAAAAAGTTCAATTAGCTGTTATGGTTGATAGAGGCCATAGAGAATTGCCCATTCGACCAGATTTTGTAGGAAAAAACCTGCCAACGTCTAAGGATGAAATTGTACATGTTCTGACAACAGATATAGATGGAAAAGACGAAGTCGTTTTGACGAAACAATAA